In Pseudomonas sp. GCEP-101, one DNA window encodes the following:
- a CDS encoding TonB-dependent receptor gives MLLRSRLRPHSLALAVGLALTGGVALPALAAEAASQQRQHAIAPGPLGEVLARFAAQAGVPLAFEAQALNSRQSAGLNGSFTPEQGLERLLEGSGYRLVRKRSGYGVEAAPDDSGALEMDATTVSGALQQPGDLPPAYAGGQVARGAQLGMLGNQDIQDVPFSFASYTARTIQDTQAQTVGDVLLNDASVRQGNGYGNFSQIFVIRGLPLSTDDVSLNGLYGVTPRQIIGTESLERVELFKGPNAFINGVTPSGSGIGGAVNLQTKRAEDTPTRSVTLGYGSDNQIGEHLDLGQRFGEDNRFGARVNVAQREGETGVDDENQRYKLATVNLDYRGERLRLVTDFGYQKQRINQGRPVVYVGSGVTGIPHAPDADHNYAQSWSYSQLEDTFGLFRAEYDLNDSWTAYLSGGAKHTRENGAYSALTLTDDSGAAGGGMMDATHDEDNKSAMAGLNGHFATGPVSHQMNLSVAGIWAEQRSAYTMVSKRYPTDLYHPVQTPKPAPTLTGGDYSDPGIVGKTLNKSVAAADTLGFFDDRVLLTVGVRRQNIGTDGWNYAGKRTASYDESITTPVYGLVVKPTEYLSLYANRIEGLAAGPTAPSSAANFGEVFAPNRSKQVEVGAKLDFGRYGGNLAFYRIEQPFSTTDPDSKLFSVDGEQENRGIELNLFGEPLDGLRLLAGGTWIDTELKNTAGGKTDGNRAVGVPTFQYNLGADWDVPGLQGAALNGRVLRTGGQYLDAANDLSIPAWTRFDLGARYAFTVDERAVTLRANLENLANKAYWASTIGGYLTQGDPRTLKLSMTVDF, from the coding sequence ATGCTCCTCCGCTCCCGCCTTCGCCCGCACTCCCTTGCCCTGGCCGTCGGCCTGGCCCTGACCGGCGGCGTCGCGCTGCCGGCTCTGGCCGCCGAAGCCGCCAGCCAGCAGCGCCAGCACGCCATCGCTCCCGGCCCGCTGGGCGAGGTGCTGGCGCGCTTCGCCGCCCAGGCCGGGGTGCCGCTGGCATTCGAGGCGCAGGCGCTGAACAGCCGGCAGAGTGCGGGCCTGAACGGCAGCTTCACCCCCGAGCAGGGCCTGGAGCGATTGCTCGAAGGCAGCGGCTATCGCCTGGTGCGCAAGCGCAGCGGCTACGGCGTGGAGGCCGCCCCCGATGACAGCGGCGCGCTGGAAATGGACGCCACCACCGTCAGCGGTGCGCTGCAGCAGCCCGGCGACCTGCCACCGGCCTACGCCGGCGGCCAGGTCGCCCGTGGCGCTCAACTGGGCATGCTGGGCAACCAGGACATCCAGGACGTGCCCTTCAGCTTCGCCAGCTACACCGCCAGGACCATCCAGGACACCCAGGCACAGACCGTCGGCGACGTGCTGCTCAACGACGCCTCGGTACGCCAGGGCAACGGCTACGGCAACTTCTCGCAGATCTTCGTCATCCGCGGCCTGCCGCTGAGCACCGACGACGTCTCGCTCAACGGCCTGTACGGCGTCACCCCGCGGCAGATCATCGGCACCGAGTCGCTGGAGCGCGTCGAGCTGTTCAAGGGCCCCAACGCCTTCATCAACGGCGTGACGCCCAGCGGCAGCGGCATCGGCGGCGCGGTCAACCTGCAGACCAAACGCGCCGAGGACACCCCCACCCGCAGCGTGACCCTGGGCTACGGCAGCGATAACCAGATCGGCGAACACCTGGACCTCGGCCAGCGCTTCGGCGAGGACAACCGCTTCGGCGCACGGGTCAACGTGGCCCAGCGCGAAGGCGAAACCGGCGTCGACGACGAGAACCAGCGCTACAAGCTCGCCACCGTCAACCTCGACTACCGGGGCGAGCGCCTGCGCCTGGTGACCGACTTCGGCTACCAGAAGCAGCGCATCAACCAGGGCCGCCCGGTGGTCTACGTCGGCAGCGGCGTCACCGGCATTCCCCACGCCCCGGACGCCGACCACAACTACGCCCAGTCCTGGAGCTATTCCCAGCTCGAAGACACCTTCGGCCTGTTCCGCGCCGAGTACGACCTCAACGACAGCTGGACGGCCTACCTCTCCGGTGGCGCCAAGCACACCCGCGAGAACGGCGCCTACTCGGCGCTCACTCTCACCGACGACAGCGGCGCCGCGGGCGGCGGCATGATGGACGCCACCCACGACGAGGACAACAAGAGCGCCATGGCCGGCCTCAACGGCCACTTCGCCACCGGGCCGGTCAGCCACCAGATGAACCTCAGCGTCGCCGGCATCTGGGCCGAGCAGCGCAGCGCCTACACCATGGTCAGCAAGCGCTACCCGACCGACCTCTACCATCCGGTGCAGACGCCCAAGCCCGCGCCAACCCTGACCGGCGGCGACTACAGCGACCCGGGCATCGTCGGCAAGACGCTGAACAAGAGCGTGGCCGCGGCCGACACCCTGGGCTTCTTTGATGACCGCGTGCTGCTGACCGTCGGCGTGCGCCGCCAGAACATCGGCACCGATGGCTGGAACTACGCCGGCAAGCGCACCGCCAGTTACGACGAATCCATCACGACGCCCGTCTACGGCCTGGTGGTGAAGCCCACCGAGTACCTGTCGCTCTACGCCAACCGCATCGAAGGCCTGGCCGCCGGCCCGACCGCGCCCAGCAGCGCGGCGAACTTCGGCGAAGTCTTCGCGCCGAACCGCTCCAAGCAGGTGGAAGTCGGCGCCAAGCTGGACTTCGGCCGCTACGGCGGCAACCTGGCGTTCTATCGCATCGAGCAGCCGTTCAGCACCACCGATCCGGACTCCAAGCTCTTCAGCGTCGACGGCGAGCAGGAGAACCGCGGCATCGAGCTGAACCTCTTCGGCGAACCGCTGGACGGCCTGCGCCTGCTGGCCGGCGGCACCTGGATCGACACCGAGCTGAAGAACACCGCCGGCGGCAAGACCGACGGCAACCGCGCCGTGGGCGTGCCGACCTTCCAGTACAACCTGGGCGCCGACTGGGACGTGCCCGGCCTGCAGGGCGCCGCCCTCAACGGCCGCGTGCTGCGCACCGGCGGCCAGTACCTGGACGCCGCCAACGACCTCAGCATCCCCGCCTGGACGCGCTTCGACCTCGGCGCCCGCTACGCCTTCACGGTGGACGAACGCGCCGTGACCCTGCGCGCCAACCTGGAAAACCTCGCCAACAAGGCCTACTGGGCTTCCACCATCGGCGGCTACCTGACCCAGGGCGACCCGCGCACCCTGAAACTGTCGATGACCGTCGACTTCTGA
- a CDS encoding ATP-binding protein, giving the protein MFQPQPDDFLALLQAMPLCVILHDAQTKEILWANNAALAVLGFTLEELVPLKAPDMTAKAPQYRRSVGLRWLEGAARTGQRTIEWCYRSKQGVEILSEAVATRVALHERDVLMVQFRDISKEKQVERDLQRFESRLKAFMQDLAEGVAVLDADGNLRFLSESALPLLGGSQDDWMAHNFLGRCDSATRPRLEHHLAMQPPSREPYSVSYQLQRLDGEWRWHHATCRYIEIEDDLVGHLLLFRDVTEQVRAAQAQRQSDQKLEYLARYNAMGEMALAIAHELSQPLAATRNFIEGALIRLDREQKAEASAAWGLDSAVRQIEHASLIIKSVREYVVKLEQAEQRIDLNELLGETLYFISLKAQPSNVRVELERCDEPLWVSCEKVLVGQVILNLAFNAVEEMLNLPEERRLLRIRTSREGGSARLAVLDQGRGIEAGAKERLFDGFFTSKVSGNGIGLALCQSIVSRHRGDIWAENVEPCGAMFCFELPLAE; this is encoded by the coding sequence ATGTTCCAGCCCCAGCCCGACGACTTCCTCGCCCTGCTCCAGGCCATGCCGCTGTGCGTGATCCTCCATGACGCGCAGACCAAGGAAATCCTCTGGGCGAACAACGCGGCGCTGGCCGTGCTCGGCTTCACCCTGGAGGAGCTGGTGCCGCTGAAGGCCCCGGACATGACCGCCAAGGCCCCGCAGTACCGCCGTTCGGTGGGCCTGCGCTGGCTGGAGGGTGCCGCGCGCACCGGCCAGCGCACCATCGAGTGGTGCTACCGCTCCAAGCAGGGCGTGGAGATCCTCTCCGAAGCGGTCGCTACCCGCGTGGCCCTGCACGAGCGCGACGTGCTGATGGTGCAGTTCCGCGATATCTCGAAGGAGAAGCAGGTCGAGCGCGACCTGCAGCGTTTCGAAAGCCGCCTGAAGGCCTTCATGCAGGACCTCGCCGAGGGCGTGGCGGTGCTGGACGCCGACGGCAACCTGCGTTTTCTCAGCGAATCCGCCCTGCCGCTGCTCGGCGGCAGCCAGGACGACTGGATGGCGCACAACTTCCTCGGCCGCTGCGACAGCGCCACGCGCCCGCGCCTGGAACATCACCTGGCCATGCAGCCGCCCAGCCGCGAGCCCTACTCCGTCAGCTATCAATTGCAGCGCCTGGACGGCGAATGGCGCTGGCACCACGCGACCTGCCGATACATCGAGATCGAGGACGACCTGGTCGGCCACCTGCTGCTGTTCCGCGACGTCACCGAGCAGGTTCGCGCGGCGCAGGCGCAGCGCCAGAGCGACCAGAAGCTGGAGTACCTGGCGCGCTACAACGCCATGGGCGAAATGGCCCTGGCGATCGCCCACGAACTCAGCCAGCCGCTGGCCGCCACGCGCAATTTCATCGAGGGCGCGCTGATCCGCCTGGACCGCGAGCAGAAGGCCGAAGCCTCCGCCGCCTGGGGCCTGGACAGCGCCGTGCGGCAGATCGAGCATGCCTCGCTGATCATCAAGAGCGTGCGCGAATACGTGGTGAAGCTGGAGCAGGCCGAACAGCGCATCGACCTCAACGAACTGCTCGGCGAGACCCTCTACTTCATCAGCCTCAAGGCCCAGCCGAGCAACGTGCGGGTCGAGCTGGAGCGCTGCGACGAACCACTGTGGGTGAGCTGCGAGAAGGTGCTGGTCGGCCAGGTGATCCTCAACCTCGCCTTCAACGCCGTCGAGGAAATGCTCAACCTTCCTGAGGAACGCCGCTTGCTGCGCATCCGCACCTCGCGCGAGGGCGGCAGCGCGCGCCTGGCGGTCCTCGACCAGGGCCGCGGTATCGAGGCCGGGGCCAAGGAACGGCTGTTCGACGGCTTCTTCACCTCCAAGGTGAGCGGCAACGGCATCGGCCTTGCGCTGTGCCAGAGCATCGTCTCGCGGCACCGCGGGGACATCTGGGCAGAAAACGTCGAGCCGTGCGGCGCGATGTTCTGCTTCGAGCTGCCGTTGGCGGAGTGA
- the fusA gene encoding elongation factor G encodes MARTTPIELYRNIGIVAHVDAGKTTTTERILFYTGVNHKMGEVHDGAATMDWMVQEQERGITITSAATTAFWQGSTKQYDHKYRFNIIDTPGHVDFTIEVERSLRVLDGAVVVFSGADGVEPQSETVWRQANKYHVPRLAYVNKMDRQGADFLRVVAQIKQRLGHTPVPIQLAIGSEETFAGQIDLVKMKAIVWNDADQGTSYTEEPIPAELQALAEEWRSHMVEAAAEANEELMNKYLEGEELTVEEIKAGLRQRTLANEIVPAVLGSSFKNKGVPLVLDAVIDYLPAPTEIPAINGTDPDDEEKHLERHADDSEPFSALAFKIATDPFVGTLTFARVYSGVLTSGDAVLNSVKTKKERVGRMVQMHANQREEIKEVRAGDIAALIGMKDVTTGDTLCSIDKPIILERMDFPDPVISVAVEPKTKADQEKMGIALSKLAQEDPSFRVKTDEETGQTIISGMGELHLDIIVDRMRREFNVEANIGKPQVAYREAIRKKCEIEGKFVRQSGGRGQFGHCWIRFEPGDEGKDGLEFVNEVVGGVIPREFIPAIQKGIEEQMQNGVLAGYPLIGLKASVFDGSYHDVDSSEMAFKIAASMATKQLSQKGGAVLLEPVMKVEVVTPEDYMGDVMGDLNRRRGLIQGMEDTPAGKVIRAEVPLGEMFGYATDVRSMSQGRASYSMEFTKYAEAPANIAEAIIKKANG; translated from the coding sequence ATGGCTCGCACCACGCCCATCGAGCTTTACCGCAACATCGGCATCGTCGCCCACGTCGACGCCGGCAAGACCACGACCACCGAGCGCATCCTGTTTTACACCGGGGTGAACCACAAGATGGGCGAGGTGCACGACGGCGCGGCGACCATGGACTGGATGGTGCAGGAACAGGAGCGCGGCATCACCATCACTTCGGCGGCCACCACGGCGTTCTGGCAGGGATCGACCAAGCAGTACGACCACAAGTACCGCTTCAACATCATCGACACGCCCGGCCACGTCGACTTCACCATCGAGGTGGAGCGCTCCCTGCGCGTGCTCGACGGCGCGGTGGTGGTGTTCAGCGGCGCCGATGGCGTCGAACCGCAGTCTGAGACGGTCTGGCGCCAGGCCAACAAGTACCACGTGCCGCGCCTGGCCTACGTCAACAAGATGGACCGCCAGGGCGCCGACTTCCTCCGCGTGGTCGCGCAGATCAAGCAGCGCCTGGGCCATACCCCGGTGCCGATCCAGCTGGCCATCGGCTCGGAGGAAACCTTTGCCGGGCAGATCGACCTGGTGAAGATGAAGGCCATCGTCTGGAACGACGCCGACCAGGGCACCAGCTACACGGAGGAGCCGATCCCCGCCGAGCTGCAGGCGCTGGCGGAGGAGTGGCGCTCGCACATGGTCGAGGCCGCCGCCGAAGCCAACGAGGAACTGATGAACAAGTACCTCGAAGGGGAGGAGCTGACCGTCGAGGAAATCAAGGCTGGCCTGCGCCAGCGCACCCTGGCCAACGAGATCGTCCCGGCGGTGCTGGGCTCCTCGTTCAAGAACAAGGGCGTGCCGCTGGTGCTCGACGCGGTGATCGACTACCTGCCGGCGCCCACGGAAATCCCCGCGATCAACGGCACCGATCCGGACGACGAAGAGAAGCACCTGGAGCGCCATGCCGACGACAGCGAGCCGTTCTCCGCGCTGGCGTTCAAGATCGCCACCGACCCCTTCGTCGGCACCCTGACCTTCGCCCGCGTCTATTCCGGCGTACTGACCAGCGGCGACGCCGTGCTCAACTCGGTGAAGACCAAGAAGGAGCGCGTGGGGCGGATGGTGCAGATGCACGCCAACCAGCGCGAGGAAATCAAGGAAGTGCGCGCCGGCGACATCGCCGCGCTGATCGGCATGAAGGACGTCACCACCGGCGACACCCTGTGCTCCATCGACAAGCCGATCATCCTCGAACGCATGGACTTCCCCGACCCGGTGATCTCCGTCGCCGTGGAGCCCAAGACCAAGGCCGACCAGGAGAAGATGGGCATCGCCCTGTCCAAGCTGGCCCAGGAAGACCCCTCGTTCCGCGTGAAGACCGACGAGGAAACCGGGCAGACCATCATCTCCGGCATGGGCGAGCTGCACCTGGACATCATCGTCGACCGCATGCGCCGCGAGTTCAACGTCGAGGCGAACATCGGCAAGCCGCAGGTGGCCTACCGCGAGGCGATCCGCAAGAAGTGCGAGATCGAAGGCAAGTTCGTCCGCCAGTCCGGCGGCCGCGGCCAGTTCGGCCATTGCTGGATCCGCTTCGAGCCGGGCGACGAGGGCAAGGACGGCCTGGAGTTCGTCAACGAGGTGGTCGGCGGCGTGATCCCGCGCGAATTCATCCCGGCGATCCAGAAGGGCATCGAGGAGCAGATGCAGAACGGCGTGCTCGCCGGCTACCCGCTGATCGGCCTGAAGGCCTCGGTGTTCGACGGCTCCTACCACGACGTCGACTCCAGCGAGATGGCGTTCAAGATCGCCGCGTCGATGGCCACCAAGCAGCTTTCGCAGAAGGGCGGTGCGGTGCTGCTGGAGCCGGTGATGAAGGTCGAGGTGGTGACGCCCGAGGACTACATGGGCGACGTGATGGGCGACCTGAACCGCCGGCGCGGGCTGATCCAGGGCATGGAAGACACGCCCGCGGGCAAGGTCATCCGCGCCGAGGTGCCGCTGGGCGAGATGTTCGGCTACGCCACCGACGTGCGCTCGATGTCCCAGGGGCGGGCGAGCTACTCGATGGAGTTCACCAAGTACGCCGAGGCGCCGGCGAACATTGCCGAGGCGATCATCAAGAAGGCCAACGGGTGA
- a CDS encoding sigma-70 family RNA polymerase sigma factor, whose product MALVETPSPQHLHTLYNEHNSWLQQWLRGRLGNAWDAADLAHDTFLRLLRRPLDDLGERPRALLTHIAKGLLVDRWRRQEIERAYLESVAALPEQSVPGPETRELILEALERIDTALSELPALTREAFLLSQLDGLTYPLIAERLEISLASVKRYMRAGFIACLSAA is encoded by the coding sequence GTGGCCCTCGTCGAAACCCCGTCCCCGCAGCACTTGCACACCCTCTACAACGAGCACAACAGCTGGCTCCAGCAGTGGCTGCGCGGCCGATTGGGCAACGCCTGGGATGCCGCCGACCTCGCCCATGACACCTTCCTGCGCCTGTTGCGGCGGCCGCTGGACGACCTCGGCGAACGCCCGCGCGCGCTTCTCACCCACATTGCCAAGGGCCTGCTGGTGGACCGCTGGCGGCGCCAGGAGATCGAGCGCGCCTACCTGGAAAGCGTCGCCGCGCTGCCGGAACAGTCGGTGCCCGGCCCGGAGACCCGCGAGCTGATCCTCGAAGCGCTGGAGCGCATCGATACCGCACTGAGCGAGCTGCCGGCACTCACCCGCGAAGCCTTCCTGCTGTCGCAACTGGACGGCCTCACCTACCCGCTGATTGCCGAGCGCCTGGAGATTTCCCTCGCCAGCGTGAAGCGCTACATGCGCGCCGGCTTCATTGCCTGCCTGAGCGCGGCCTGA
- a CDS encoding FecR domain-containing protein — MREQPLDPGILGEAADWLVRLNERPANSADLQAIEQWRARSAQHAEAWRRAEALLGLRQLPPGLGRQSLQRSGLSRRQMLNRLGVLMAVAPAAWLAARHLPWAEWNADLRTAVGERKHLRLPDGSQLTLNTASAVNLAFNDRERRLRLLEGEILLDAQPEPRPFLVDSRHGLLRTAAARFSLRDLGDACRVAVLDKAVSVELPGSASQRVGAGQQLVFGPLEFQPLQAADANASAWENGMLLAQGMRLGDLLDELGRYRSGILRCDPRLADLRVTGAIPLGDSDAGLALLADMLPVRLRRMTRYWVTVEPA, encoded by the coding sequence ATGCGCGAGCAACCGCTGGACCCCGGCATCCTCGGCGAAGCCGCCGACTGGCTGGTGCGCCTGAACGAACGCCCCGCCAACAGCGCCGACCTGCAGGCCATCGAACAGTGGCGGGCACGCAGCGCGCAGCACGCCGAAGCCTGGCGCCGCGCCGAAGCGCTGCTGGGCCTGCGCCAGCTGCCGCCGGGCCTCGGCCGGCAGAGCCTGCAACGCAGCGGCCTGAGCCGCCGGCAGATGCTCAACCGCCTGGGCGTGCTGATGGCGGTGGCGCCGGCCGCCTGGCTGGCGGCGCGGCACCTGCCCTGGGCGGAATGGAACGCCGACCTGCGCACCGCCGTGGGCGAGCGCAAGCACCTGCGCCTGCCCGACGGCAGCCAGCTCACGCTCAATACCGCGAGTGCCGTGAACCTGGCCTTCAACGACCGCGAGCGGCGCCTGCGCCTGCTCGAAGGCGAGATCCTCCTCGATGCGCAGCCCGAGCCACGCCCCTTCCTGGTGGACAGCCGCCATGGCCTGCTGCGCACAGCGGCGGCGCGTTTCAGCCTGCGCGACCTGGGCGATGCGTGCAGGGTGGCAGTGCTGGACAAGGCGGTGAGCGTCGAACTGCCGGGGTCTGCGAGCCAGAGGGTCGGCGCCGGCCAGCAACTGGTCTTCGGCCCGCTGGAATTCCAGCCCTTGCAGGCGGCAGACGCCAACGCGAGCGCCTGGGAGAACGGCATGCTGCTGGCCCAGGGCATGCGCCTGGGTGACCTGCTGGACGAACTGGGCCGCTACCGCAGCGGCATCCTGCGCTGCGACCCGCGCCTGGCGGATCTGCGCGTGACCGGGGCCATTCCGCTGGGCGACAGCGACGCCGGCCTCGCGCTGCTGGCGGACATGCTGCCGGTGAGGCTGCGGCGGATGACGCGGTACTGGGTGACGGTGGAGCCAGCGTGA